In Cellulomonas sp. JZ18, the DNA window CGGCTGCCGATGGTGCTCGGCACGGACGCCGCCGGCGTGACCGAGGACGGCCGCCCGGTCGTCGTGCACGCCGTGGTGGGCGGGCCGGACGGGCGCGGCGTCGACCCGGACGAGCCGCGCTCGCTGCTCTCCGAGCGCTACCCGGGCACGCTCGCCGAGCGCGTCGCCGTGCCCGCGTGGAACGTCGTGCCCAAGCCGCCGGAGCTGGGCTGGGTCGAGGCGGCGTGCGTCCCGACCGCGTACCTGACCGCGTACCGCATGCTGTTCCGGTCCGGCGGGGCCCAGCCGGGGCAGCGCGTGCTCGTGCAGGGCGCGGGCGGCGGGCTGTCCGTCGCGGCCGTCCAGCTGGGCGCGGCGGCGGGCCTGGAGATGGTCGTGACCGGCCGGGACGCGGGCCGCCGCGAGCGCGCGCTCGCGCTCGGTGCCGCGGCGGCGGTCGAGCCCGGTGCGCGCGTCGGCCGCGTCGACGTCGTCCTCGACAGCGTCGGGCGCGCGACGT includes these proteins:
- a CDS encoding zinc-binding dehydrogenase, coding for MLSARVTAFSADDPLSGLEVGDASEPDVLAHPPAGWTTVEVRAASLNHHDLWSLRGVGLGADRLPMVLGTDAAGVTEDGRPVVVHAVVGGPDGRGVDPDEPRSLLSERYPGTLAERVAVPAWNVVPKPPELGWVEAACVPTAYLTAYRMLFRSGGAQPGQRVLVQGAGGGLSVAAVQLGAAAGLEMVVTGRDAGRRERALALGAAAAVEPGARVGRVDVVLDSVGRATWEHSVRSVRPGGRVVVAGLTSGDPAPASLTRVFFQEISVVGATMGTRDELGQVLAFLARTGVRPLVDSTYPLARAADALGRMWRGEQFGKIVLEV